In the Streptomyces coeruleoprunus genome, TCGTGGGCGGCCAGGACTCCAAGGGCCGCACCCTGTCGGTGCTGGGCCCGGACCTCGACCGGGGCGCCGCGCCCGAGGTGCGCCGCCGCGTCCTGGACCTGCTGGCCGCGCTGCCGCCGGGCGCCGCACCCGACCCGGAGACGGTGCTGGCCCGCCTCGCCTGGGAGCGCCCGCTGCGGGGCGCCGGCACCGGCGGCAGCGACCTGCGCGCCCGCCTGGCCCGCTGGACCCTGATGGAGGCCGAGCTCCTCGGCGTGACCGGCCGGGGCGCCCTCGCCGAGCACGCCCGCGCCCTCCTCGACGACGCCACCGGCGAGACCGCCGTCGCCCTCCTCGCCCCCCTGCTGCCCGAGCCGGTCGACCACGTCCTGCTCCAGGCCGACCTGACGGCCGTCGCGCCGGGCCCGCTGCGCCGGCCCCTCGCCGACACCCTGTCCGTCCTCGCGGACGTCGAGTCGAAGGGCGGCGCCACCGTCTACCGCTTCACCCCCGCCTCCGTACGCCGCGCCCTCGACGCCGGCCACACGGCGACCGACCTGCACGCCTTCCTCGCCGCGCACTCCCGCACCCCGGTCCCGCAGCCCCTCGCCTACCTCGTCGACGACGTGGCCCGGAAGCACGGCCACCTCCGCGTCGGCGCCGCCTCCTCGTACGTACGCTGCGACGACGACGCGCTCCTCGGCGAGATCCTCGCCGACAAGCGGTCCGCGCCCCTGGGCCTGCGCCGCCTCGCGCCCACCGTCCTGGCCTCGGAGGCCGACCCGGCGACCCTCCTGGAGGGCCTGCGCACCATGGGCCTCGCGCCCGCCGCCGAATCCGCCGGTGGCGACGTCCTCGTCACCCGCGCCGACGCCCACCGCACCCCGCCCCGCACCGCGCCCGGCCCGGTCCCCGACGGCCCGCCCGCCCCCGACGCCACCCACCTCGGCGCCGCCGTCCGCGCGATCCGCGCCGGCGACCTGGCCGCCACGGTGGTCCGCAAGGAGGAGGCCGCGCCCCGCACCCCCGGCGAACTGCCCCGCACCTCCCCGGCCGAGACCCTGGCCACCGTCCAGGCCGCCGCCCTCACCAACTCCGCCGTCTGGATCGGCTACGTCAACGCCGACGGAGCCGCCAGCCAGCGCGTCATCGCCCCGGTCCGCGTCGAGGGCGGCTTCGTCACCGCCTACGACCACACCGCCGACGAGGTCCGCACGTACCCCCTCCACCGCATCACGGGCGTCGCCGAACTGGCCGACGAAGCGACCTGACCGATCACTGATTCGTCCAAGCGATCAGAACCGGCACCACCCCAGGCTGACACCTGGATGCCCTCCGTCGGGAGGTGCCCGATGCGCCCCGGCCCCTGAGTCGCAAGGTTCTGAGCCCGCTTGTCGCGATTTTCCGAGATATCGCGGTCGAGTCCGGTGCGATGCGAGATCCTTGCACCTCGGGAGGGGCTTGTGGGCAAAGCATCGAGGAAGAAGCAGGAACAGCGGGCGCGGAGAGCGACGTCCGCCACCTCAGGCCGAGTCTTGGGCGATGGTGACCCGCGAGCACTAGGCGAGGAGGCGCTCGGGCGACTGTTGCGGTCGAACGCGCCTGGGAAGCTCAGCCTCGCCGGCGCCTACGCTTTCGGATACGCAGGGTTGGCATACGCCCAGCACGAGGGGTCCGATCCGTACTGGTTTCAGGAGATCGACCCGTTGGACGCGCTGTTCCTGGGAACGGCCTGGCCCCAGTCGTTTCGTGACGAGTTCGAGTTCGCTAATGCGCGTGACGCATGGCTACGGATTCTTCGAGGCACCCAGTACGGCGAAGGTATCCAGCGTTTCGTCCGCGAAGTCGTCTCTGCCAGTGAGGAACTGGGCATCCCGGTGGACGACGGGGAACTGATGCTGGCACTCGCCGGCCGGCTTGAGGCGGCCGGACTGGACGGTCGTCGCCTCCCCCGGCGACTGCTGCCTCGAATGGCCCTGCAGGGCAGCCGCACGGTCTATGGCCCGCCCCGGGATCTGCGGCTCCCCGACCCGCCGGACGGCGTGAAGGAGAGGGTCAGGCGGTTCTGGAAGGACTCGGCGGAGGAGCCGTGGGCCAATGACACGCCTCAGGCCGTTCTCCGCCACGGCCTGCGCCGGTTCCATGACGCCGGATTGCCGGTGAAGAAAGAATCCGCGATGTTGCTGCCGGCCTTCTATGCGGGGCTCATGACGAAGCCCGGCGAGCTTCTGGAGGACATGGGCGCACACGCCTCGGCGTGGGCGCTTTCCCTGGACGAGACATCGGTGCTGGTGCCGGTGCTCGACATCCTCATGGTCGCCGCCGAGATTGAGATGTCCGTCGCCGAGACGCTCGGGCGTCTCTTTGCCGTGCCGGCGTTCACTGAGCCGTTGCCCTCGGATGCGCTGCTGTGGACCAGTTCTCCGGGGCTCGCCCTGCCGCGCCTGGCCTTCGAGCTGGACATTCCGGCGGTCTCCACCTTGGAAACGGTAGTCACCCCCGACCTGCTGGACTGGGTGGGCATGCACGCCCGAATGCGCCTGAGTGCCGCCGCTCGCTGGAGTGCCGCCGATCTTGAGGATATGGACAGCGCGGAGGGTGGGCAGGCGGAGCCGGACGAGCGATGGGCCGAGCGGCGTGAGGCCGTGCGCGAGGCACTGCTGCGCAAGGTCCGTAAGAAGTCCATCGAGCCCGCAGCCTTCAAACGCCCGCAGCTGGACCGTCCCGTTGAACGCATCTGGAACGCGGACGGCAGTTCCGTGGTGCGAATCCCGGCCGACACTGCGCCCGGGAAGCGATGGAAGGACGGTGTGGAAGGCCAAATGGCCGCCTTCCGCGAGAAGTTCGGCCGCGAGCCCGGACCGGACGACCCGCTGTTCTTCGACCCCGACGCCGACGAACCCACCCCTCTCACTCGAGAGCACTTCGACGACATGATGCTGGACCTGGCTGAGCGCGCGGTCGAGATGGGCATCGATCCGGCTTTCGTCCATGCCTGGCGTGAAGTCGGGTACGTCGTCACTGCGGAAAACATGAGCATGTTCACCACTGCGGAGGTGCTTGCCTTCAAGAGGGCCCTCGCTCGGCATCGGCAGGCCTGGGCATGACCGACAGAACCGAAAACCACATCAGCGGCGGAGTCTTCTTCGGCGCCGTCATCCAGGGGCGGACCATCAACCTGGCACTCCCGGACCGCCCGGACCCCGCTCTCGCCGGACTTCCGCGGCAGTCGGCCACCTTCGCGGGGCGTTACACCGAGCTGGAACAGATCCTCGCGGCCTTGGCGCCTGCAGCGCGTGACGAGACTGTTGGCACCGTTGTTGTGGCCGGGCTTGCGGGGACGGGCAAGACAGAACTCTTGCTCCAGGCCGCCCACCGAGCGCTGCGGGAAGAAGACTGGTTTCCGGGTGGGGTGCTCTTCGTGAATCTGCATGGGTACGACGCGGAGGGCACGGTGTCACCGAAGCGGGCGCTCGGCACGCTCTTGCGGGCGCTCGGCATACCCCCGGAACATATTCCACCGGGGGTCCAGGAACGCGCGCTCATTTACCGTTCCGCACTTGGTGCACTGGCCGCTGCCGGGCGACGGGTGCTGGTCGTCCTGGACGACGTACCGGCGACCGGCAAGATCCGCCATCTCCTGCCGAGTGACGGGAGCACCGCCACGCTCGTGTCGTCCCGGCACTCTCTCGCGGAATTGGACGCCTTGGCACTGACCTTGCGGGAGCTGCCCACCGACGACGGACGGGAGTTGCTGTGTGACGCCCTTCGTACGGCTCTGCCCGAGGACTCGCGAGTGGCGGATGAGGCCGGCGAGGCCGACCGGCTCGTCGCACTGTGCGGCGGCCTGCCGCTGGCCCTGCGCATCTTGGCGTCCCTGCTTGTGGATGTGCCGTCCCGGCCCCTCTCTCACCTACGTCGCGAACTCGAGGACGCGCACTCAAGGCTTTCCCTGCTGACCCGGGAGAAGCGCGCCGTGACCGCGGCCTTCGAACTGTCCTACCGAAGGCTTACCAAAGACCAGGCCAAGCTCTTCCGGCTGATCTGGCTGCACCCCGGACGGGACTTCTCCACCGAGGCTGCGGCCCAGTTGTACGGCGAAAGCGTCAAGGAGACCGAACGGCTGCTGCTGGACCTGGCCCGCCGGAACCTGGTCCAGTCACGAGAACCGTACGGGCGCTGGCAGCAGCACAGTCTTGTACGCCTCTACTCCTGGGAGCGGCTCAGGGCAGGTAACGATTCCTGGGGCAAGGGCCTCATGCGTCTGCTCGCCTACTTCCACAAGATGGCTACCCTGGCGTGTGAAGCACTCTTCGACCCAGAAGCAAAGCGGCCCACGACTGAACAGCCCTTCGCTGATCGAGCGGAGGCGCTTCACTGGCTGGAGGCCGAGCGACATGCTTTGGTCGCGGCGACCCTCTGGGCCTACGAGGCCGACGACGATCTGATGTGTGTGGCCCTGGCGGTGCCCCTCTCGCAATTCCTGGCCCTGACACGCTACTTGGAGGACGCCGGGTTGGTGCTCGCCACGGGGATCCGGTCGACTCGAAGGCGCCAGGACGCTTTTCGTGAAGCTGCTCTGCTGAGCCTGCTAGGTGTAGTGCTTCGAGACATGCGCAAGCTCCGCAGATCCGTTCGCATGCACTACAGAGCCATCAAGATCTGCCGGAAGCTGAAGAAGCGCTCAGCGTTGGCCAGCGCGTTGAACAACCTCGGGCTCTCACTCCACGAACAGCGCAAGTTCGACGAGGCCGTGGCGGCCCACACCGAGGCCGCAGAACTGTTCAAGCGCGCCGGTGACCGGAGCGGCATGGCGGGCGCCCTATGCAACACGGGCGAGACTCTGACCGAGCTAGGACGGGTGCAGGAAGCTTCCCACAACCTCCGCAGGGCGGCGAAGATCTACCGGAAACAGGGCGACCTGCGTGGTTACGCCCAGGCAATGGGCAGCCTCGCCAAGGTGACGCGCGACGAAGGGAAGGCCGAGCAGGCCGTGGCACTGCACAAGCGCGCGCTCGACATGCCCGACGGCCTGCTCATACCCCATGAGCGGGCGGTTGAGCTATCCAACTTCGCCGCCAGCCTGGCCGCTGCCGGAGAGTACGAAGCGGCACTCACTGCGCAGCAGGAGGCACTGGGGACGTTCCGGCGTCTGGGCGACCGCCGTGGAGAGGCGATGACTTTGGGCAACATGGCCCTTGTGCGCCAGGAGCAGGGCAAGTGGACCAAGGCTATAAGGTTGCACACCCTCGCGATGGAGGCATTCCTCGTCGGCAAGGACGATCATGGTCTGGCCGCCGAGCTCAGAAGTCTCGCGTCCGCACTTCTCCGACAGGGATGTAACACCGAGGCCCTGGAGAACCTGGAGCTTGCGGCCGATCTCTATCAACAGACCGGCGATTCGGAGAGCGCCCTCGACACACTCGAGCTCGTCGACCAGGTGCGAAGTCGGTTCGGAGTGGGCACGCGATCTGTCGCGCCATGATTCGTCGAGTCCATCCTGGACTCATCAAAACGGTCGATCGTGAGAACACCGATCACGTCGAAAACTGGGCGAGGACAATTCGCGGGTATCCACTTGCGCCGCACGGCACAGGCAGAGGGGGGCACTCTTCTGTGGCCATGAGCTGCTGGTCGCGGACCGTGCGCGAGCCCTTACAGACCGCACGCGCTCGTTCTGGCGAGGTAGACTTTTTTGTTTCCCGCTCAAAGTCCGACAGACATGACCGCGTGTATTCCCGGCGCGGTGGCTGAGGCGCCCGTGCGGCGGCGGGCATGGGGCAAGGCCCCAGTAGTGGCAGGTGTGTCTGTCACGCTGACGACCCTATCTGCGGAGGTATGTGTGTCCTGCCTGATCGTCCAGAGCGACAAGACACTGCTGCTCGAGGTCGACCACGAGCAGGCCGACGCCTGCCGTCGGGCGATCGCGCCGTTCGCGGAGCTGGAGCGGGCGCCCGAGCACATCCACACCTACCGGGTCACCCCGCTGGGGCTGTGGAACGCGCGGGCCGCCGGGCACGACGCCGAGCAGGTCGTCGACGCGCTGGTGGAGTTCTCGCGGTACCCCGTGCCGCACGCGCTGCTCGTGGACGTGGCGGAGACCATGGACCGGTACGGGCGGCTCACCCTCACCAAGCACCCCGCGCACGGGCTCGTCCTCACCACCACCGACCGGCCCGTCCTGGAGGAGGTGCTGCGGTCCAAGCGCGTCCAGCCGCTCGTCGGGGCGCGGATCGACGCCGACACCGTCGCCGTGCACCCCTCCGAGCGCGGGCAGATCAAGCAGACGCTGCTGAAGCTGGGCTGGCCCGCCGAGGACCTCGCGGGATACGTGGACGGCGAGGCGCACCGGATCGACCTGGAGGAGTCCGGCTGGGCGCTGCGGCCCTACCAGAAGCAGGCCGTCGAGGGCTTCTGGCACGGCGGCTCCGGTGTCGTGGTGCTGCCCTGCGGCGCCGGCAAGACGCTGGTGGGCGCCGGGGCCATGGCCAGGGCGAAGGCCACCACGCTGATCCTCGTCACGAACACCGTGTCCGCCCGGCAGTGGAAGCACGAGCTGGTGAAGCGGACCAGCCTCACCGAGGACGAGATCGGCGAGTACAGCGGGACGCGGAAGGAGATCCGGCCCGTCACCATCGCCACCTACCAGGTGCTGACGACGAAGCGGAAGGGCATCTATCCCCACCTGGAGCTCTTCGACTCGCGGGACTGGGGCCTGATCGTCTACGACGAGGTGCACCTGCTGCCCGCGCCCGTGTTCAAGTTCACCGCCGACCTCCAGGCGCGGCGCCGGCTCGGCCTCACCGCGACCCTCGTGCGCGAGGACGGGCGGGAGTCGGACGTGTTCTCGCTGATCGGGCCCAAGCGGTTCGACGCGCCCTGGAAGGAGATCGAGGCCCAGGGGTACATCGCGCCCGCCGACTGCGTGGAGGTCCGGGTCAATCTGACCGACACCGAGCGGCTGGCGTACGCGACCGCGGAGACCGAGGAGAAGTACCGGTACTGCTCCACCACCGCCACCAAGCGGAAGGTCGCCGAGGCGCTGGTACGGAAGTTCGCCGGGCAGCAGATCCTCGTCATCGGGCAGTACATCGACCAGCTCGACGAGCTGGGGGAGCACCTGGACGCTCCGGTCATCAAGGGCGAGACGTCCAACGCGCAGCGCGAGAAGCTCTTCGACGCGTTCCGCAACGGCGAGATCAGTGTGCTGGTCGTGTCGAAGGTCGCGAACTTCTCCATCGACCTGCCGGAGGCCACGGTCGCCATCCAGGTGTCCGGCACGTTCGGGTCGCGCCAGGAGGAGGCCCAGCGGCTCGGGCGGGTGCTGCGGCCCAAGGCGGACGGCCACCAGGCGCACTTCTACTCGGTGGTCGCCCGGGACACCATCGACCAGGACTTCGCGGCGCACCGCCAGCGGTTCCTCGCCGAGCAGGGCTACGCGTACCGGATCGTCGACGCGGACGAGCTGCTCAGCGGCGCCTGACGCCGGCCTCCTCGGCGTACTCGCCGAGGACGGCCACGCCGAACGCGGCGCCCGCGAACACCTTCACGGCGCGCAGGGCGCCGCCGAGGAGCCCGGCCGGGCGGCCGTCGGCGGACGTGCGGGGGTGGGGGACACGGGCGCTGGGGGAGAGGGTCGCTGCACTCATGACTCCATGGTGTGGTCCGCCGCCCCCGTTTTCGTCGCTCCGCAGGCTGAACCCCCGCCGCCGGCGCGTACGACTCAAGGCATACGGGATCCCCTACGGGTCGGATGCGCCGCCTCCACCCGGGGGCGAAAATCCTTCGACGGCCGCCGCGCCGCTGACTACAATCGCCGACCTTGCCCGCCTCCCCCAGGGAGTGCCGCCGTCCGCTCGGCAACCGGACGGCCCACCGACCGACACACCACCCTGAACGTCCGACGGAGGCACCCCCATGTCCGCACCCGACCCGGATCCCCTCGCCCGGGAGCGCGCCCACCTCGCCGCCTCCCGGGCCGCGCTGCGCGCCATGCGCGAGGACGTCCAGGCCCTCGACATCCGGGACGTCACCGCCAACTGGGTCAACGCCGTCGTCCTGGAGCGGCAGATCGAGGAGCGCATCAAGGCGCTCGCCGACCTCGCCCACACCCCGCTGTTCTTCGGGCGGCTCGACTACCGCCCCACCACCCAGCAGGGCCAGCGCTTCTACATCGGGCGTCGCCACGTGCACGACGCCGCGGGCGACCCGATGGTCATCGACTGGCGCGCCCCCGTGTCGCAGCCGTTCTACCAGGCGTCCCGCAAGAACCCGCAGGACGTACGGCTGCGGCGGCGCTTCGGCTACACGGGCGGCGACCTCACCGCGTACGAGGACGAACACCTCGACGACCCGGCCGAGGCCGAGACCACCAGCAAGCTGCTCCAGGCGGAGATCGAGCGGCCCCGCGTCGGCCCGATGCGCGACATCGTCGCCACGATCCAGCCCGAGCAGGACGAGATCGTCCGCAGCGGCCTGACCGGCACCGTCTGCGTCCAGGGCGGCCCCGGCACCGGAAAGACGGCCGTCGGCCTGCACCGGGTGGCGTACCTGCTGTACGCGCACCGGGAGCGGCTGGCCCGCACCGGGACGCTGGTCATCGGGCCGAACCGGTCGTTCCTCCAGTATATCGAGCAAGTGCTGCCCGCGCTCGGCGAGTTGGAGGTCAAGCAGGCCACCGTCGACGACCTCGTCGCGCACGTCGAGGTGCGGGGCACCGACGAGGCCGCCACCGCCGTCGTGAAGGGCGACGCG is a window encoding:
- a CDS encoding DNA repair helicase XPB encodes the protein MSCLIVQSDKTLLLEVDHEQADACRRAIAPFAELERAPEHIHTYRVTPLGLWNARAAGHDAEQVVDALVEFSRYPVPHALLVDVAETMDRYGRLTLTKHPAHGLVLTTTDRPVLEEVLRSKRVQPLVGARIDADTVAVHPSERGQIKQTLLKLGWPAEDLAGYVDGEAHRIDLEESGWALRPYQKQAVEGFWHGGSGVVVLPCGAGKTLVGAGAMARAKATTLILVTNTVSARQWKHELVKRTSLTEDEIGEYSGTRKEIRPVTIATYQVLTTKRKGIYPHLELFDSRDWGLIVYDEVHLLPAPVFKFTADLQARRRLGLTATLVREDGRESDVFSLIGPKRFDAPWKEIEAQGYIAPADCVEVRVNLTDTERLAYATAETEEKYRYCSTTATKRKVAEALVRKFAGQQILVIGQYIDQLDELGEHLDAPVIKGETSNAQREKLFDAFRNGEISVLVVSKVANFSIDLPEATVAIQVSGTFGSRQEEAQRLGRVLRPKADGHQAHFYSVVARDTIDQDFAAHRQRFLAEQGYAYRIVDADELLSGA
- a CDS encoding helicase C-terminal domain-containing protein, with the translated sequence MAEVQDGTTAPRTLAEALRNRGDEGLAALLRARPDLLAPVPGDLTQLATRAGTRASVVRALERLDRFTLQTAEALAVAPDPAPYRVLLGLMAGDAGDPDAVAALPRAVDVLREQALAWGPDDRLRLVRTARELLAPSPQHPSPTGLGPTVAEATAGMSPGRLQEILQAAGLPSTHDPVSAVAALTALFTDRDRMAALLDEAPAEALAVLDRLVWGPPYGEVTANPTPPVRWLRDRGLLLPATMRTVVLPREVALHLRAGRAHRRTEPMPPVVMAAREHRPQVVDSTAAGQAYTALATVEDLLKKWDQGGPGVLRAGGMSVRDLKRTAALLDVTEPVAAFWLELLYCAGLLASDGEADERYAPTPAYDDWLDLPAARRWAHLARTWLAATRTPGLVGGQDSKGRTLSVLGPDLDRGAAPEVRRRVLDLLAALPPGAAPDPETVLARLAWERPLRGAGTGGSDLRARLARWTLMEAELLGVTGRGALAEHARALLDDATGETAVALLAPLLPEPVDHVLLQADLTAVAPGPLRRPLADTLSVLADVESKGGATVYRFTPASVRRALDAGHTATDLHAFLAAHSRTPVPQPLAYLVDDVARKHGHLRVGAASSYVRCDDDALLGEILADKRSAPLGLRRLAPTVLASEADPATLLEGLRTMGLAPAAESAGGDVLVTRADAHRTPPRTAPGPVPDGPPAPDATHLGAAVRAIRAGDLAATVVRKEEAAPRTPGELPRTSPAETLATVQAAALTNSAVWIGYVNADGAASQRVIAPVRVEGGFVTAYDHTADEVRTYPLHRITGVAELADEAT
- a CDS encoding tetratricopeptide repeat protein, encoding MTDRTENHISGGVFFGAVIQGRTINLALPDRPDPALAGLPRQSATFAGRYTELEQILAALAPAARDETVGTVVVAGLAGTGKTELLLQAAHRALREEDWFPGGVLFVNLHGYDAEGTVSPKRALGTLLRALGIPPEHIPPGVQERALIYRSALGALAAAGRRVLVVLDDVPATGKIRHLLPSDGSTATLVSSRHSLAELDALALTLRELPTDDGRELLCDALRTALPEDSRVADEAGEADRLVALCGGLPLALRILASLLVDVPSRPLSHLRRELEDAHSRLSLLTREKRAVTAAFELSYRRLTKDQAKLFRLIWLHPGRDFSTEAAAQLYGESVKETERLLLDLARRNLVQSREPYGRWQQHSLVRLYSWERLRAGNDSWGKGLMRLLAYFHKMATLACEALFDPEAKRPTTEQPFADRAEALHWLEAERHALVAATLWAYEADDDLMCVALAVPLSQFLALTRYLEDAGLVLATGIRSTRRRQDAFREAALLSLLGVVLRDMRKLRRSVRMHYRAIKICRKLKKRSALASALNNLGLSLHEQRKFDEAVAAHTEAAELFKRAGDRSGMAGALCNTGETLTELGRVQEASHNLRRAAKIYRKQGDLRGYAQAMGSLAKVTRDEGKAEQAVALHKRALDMPDGLLIPHERAVELSNFAASLAAAGEYEAALTAQQEALGTFRRLGDRRGEAMTLGNMALVRQEQGKWTKAIRLHTLAMEAFLVGKDDHGLAAELRSLASALLRQGCNTEALENLELAADLYQQTGDSESALDTLELVDQVRSRFGVGTRSVAP